The DNA window CCTCGACGAAGCCACGATTGTCGTTCAtggagacgcagacaaccaTTTTAGATCCACCATATCCACCTGGCTATAGAGACGCAGAGAACTACACAGTTACAAGGGAAGaacaggaaaagaagaatgttGCTGAAGTTATCGAATCACTCAAAAAAGCAGTGTAATCAACAATAGCCCAGCCGGTGAAGCAGAACATGATATGCGGTAGGTAGGCGGAGTCAACTATTTATATAGCAACGAAGGTGAATCTCCACAGGATGTACATTACCGCTAATTGCTCAGAAGAAGGTATGCTTGAGAATCTATGGGGCCACCCATTATTCGCTTAGAGACACCGCCATGCTAAGCTACCTGCTTAAGCCATAAACCGCATTTAACATGTTAATTCCATCCATTTAACTGCTGCTAATGCTACTCAGTGATGAAAAAACACGTTTTAAATATGTGAAGTCATGGTGTAGTCACGTATAGTCACAAAAAGGACGACTAAAAACCGTTTAACTTTACACTTTACAGGTAACCACTTACGCCGCATTCCTCCATAAATCAAAACGTTTAGCTATAGTGTAACtagaactgaaaaataaactacTAATCAATATGACTATTCTTTTCGTGCTTACAAAGCCATTACCGTTTTAGACATTAGAAACAATACAGGTAATCGAAGGCAAAGTAAATACCCAGTTGTATTAGAAGGGTTCTAATCCTACTTTAAGGCCGATTTCATGGAATAGCGTTGCAGTCAGTAGTCATGGTGCTAATTCCGTTGACAAAGCCGCCGTTATCGCCGTGAGCAGTATCAGATAATGGCGTCCGTTCGTACGTCCTGCGATATTTCTCATCCATAGTTGTAAGATAGTATGTTCCCGGGAAGAGAATTGTTGAAGAGTGAACAAAAATGTTCGCTTTTGGAGTCACGGGCACTGAAAATATGCGACTTAGACATTCAGGGATTTGATACGTCCAAAGATAAACATGTTTTGTATCACATGAATGTAGTTTGTATGATGGAGCACGCTATTCTATGGGTTTGGCGAGCGTTGAGTCTTTGAGAGCTTGACCGAATTTGGGACGATCTTAAACTGACTACCAGTTCAGCGTTAGAGAAAGAAAGGGGTGTTttgtttagtttctttttgttgaaaatctataaaaattcaatatttctTCAACAGAGTGTGAAAGACTCTCCTCTCATATTTCCAACCCTCAGCAGAACCAAAATATTTCAGGgatattataaataaacatatttcAGGATTTCCAATTACCTTTGATAAGTCATCATGCACCTTTGTTCCTTGCTCCACGTAGTTCTGagacttttgaaaaataataggaGCTTCTATTTTGATTCTATGCAAatcaaagtgaaaaaacaGGATCGTCGAGCCATTCCTTCCCTTCAGAAGGGAAGAATATAACCTAGAGAACACGAAATATCACCAGTGTTTTCGGGAGGTTACATTGAGATATATAGCACGATATTTAGGAACGTTTGAAGTTATTTTAGCAATGATTTTCAATAATCACACTAATCCAATAAGAGTTAGGAGTGTGGGCGAACAATAAATCCAATAGAACGACACTTTAAAAGCGACAGCTGAAGTAAAAGAACAGGGAGAAAGTACGACAACGGTTCTTTTTATCACACGAAaaagatcgataaattgaAGAAGCTCTacgtgaaaaaaagcagaaaagcaccgcagaaaaattaatggtaATCAAGGAGACTGTACCCTGAAGTAAGAATGCAGTTTCTTTGCACAAAAACCCTACCATTTCCATTCTGGATTGTGACGTGCTATGAAAAGAGAGGAACAACAATCGGTGACAAATAGGGTCAGTGGTTGGACCGGGATAAGACGCCACGATCATTTTTGAGGCCGAAActgattcatttcttttgcagcttttctaatttcatgcaaattccaagaaaaaagaaagaaacagaggACAAATAAACTATCCTGCCACTTCCGCTCACATGAGTTTGAGCTGCGTAGTAAAGCATTAGCCGAGATTACGGCAAATCAGAGATTGAGGATTTAATGTAGAACTCGCGTATTCATAGCAGCTATTTTCTGCACAATTAGTTAAAAATTTCTACTACTCCACGATAAATTCGTGAAAATTCCTTTTACATTGTCATTTTAGGCATTTGTGGTTCTCCTAGACTGCCTTCTCACACGTAATGATGTGACCTCGAGCGGTTGCATTGAAGGGACATGCAGACTCCATCATAATTACATCCAATTTTGCAAACCTAGTGGAAAACTTACCATCAGATCTCAGAAAATTTTCGCGCATTCTCAGCGCCTCTGTGTATTCTTCTGGGGTACAAATATTGCGTTCTTCTAGTCGAGCAATCTAAAAGAGTCATGAATTAAAACGAGACCACATGTCTTAAgtccaaaaaaattctgtgattTTTGGTCGAAATAAAGCAAAGAACGCTCGACTTTAAAACTAACAGCGTCACAAGAAACTTCTTGCATCCGGCGCAGTCGTTCATTCGAAACGTCAACAGTGACAGAGAACATCGCAGACGCTGATCCGCTACCATACGAAAACAACAGTATTCGATTTATCTCATCAGAATGACTGCAAAACATGACGAAAATTCAATTGAACGTACAATACTTGAGAAGTGGTGGGGCACGAAAACAGGTGTACTTCATTAAACCTAAACCTGTCTTCGTGTGTCACTTTAGTCTAGATTTGGTGTTTGACAGcacgaagaaaagaatgaacaaaAGAGCATTTTTGGCAAGTTATGCTGAATGAATAAGAACATTTCTTCATTGTTTGACGTAACCACAGTaacaaacgaaatgaaacaaagtTTCATAACGAGTTCTGAACAAACACCAATCTATACATTTAGTATGAGGTCCTTTTGGCCTCTTAATTCATGAGTGGCACGTGAAACAACAGAATAAGGGAAGAAATACAAGTGAAACCTACCCAGAAGCAATATAAGCCAATAGTTGTGCAAATAAGGACGGTGTGTACATATTCCCGATGCGGCGATTCAACGTAAGAAATGGTTCGGTCTTTAATTTCCACAATTCTTCAGACGCGTTGAGAAGGCACTTCATTACGTCTCGATCATCGAGAGAAAGCAAAGGCAATGTACTGAAATTAGGTCACCATAGCTGAGAATTTCAAAATCCAAAATGTTAGTAGTTTCTGAAATAACATTAAGATCGTACTAATGCATATAGAATCTGATATCTCACGAATAATACTAAATTTGACCTCGATAATTCTAGACTGAACGAATACAGTCATCTAGAGGATTTTGTGGCTACATTTGTGCGCTAATCAGGTGGTCCCTCTCCACATATGACAAGAACGGTGACGAACAGTACTCACCCGAGAGCTGAATAAGCACTCTTGAATTCCGTATTTCCCTGTTCGTAGTCtctgaaaggaaataaaataatgtgagaCAACTTGCTGAGCAGAAAAACGTAAAGTTATTTCAATCGCAGATAATAactataaatgaaaattatttctctAGAGATGCAAactttttctctcaaacataggtatagtcggctcaaaacggaatgcgccgcttacgcaactgtaccggcCTTCATGTCGTCCCGACCCAGCCTTAATTCAAGAGAATTCAGCAACAACACACTGGGAATAGTATGAAAACTATGCTTCGATAGATCTGTATAGTGATGTAGATAGTAGGTTCAGTACGTAacattttcaccttttcaccACACATTGAGAAGTGAAGGAAACCACGAACACATAGTTTGTTTGTCGGCCGGAAAACTTCTTCTTTGAGCATTAGATAGTTGTTTAATAATGGACCATAAGTGCTGAGAAACAAGAGGACTATATTGAGAAATGCGGTATAAGCTTTCTATTGTTGTATAGGGGAGTGGATGTGgggcagtcggtgagaggttcgGTTGTGACGATCGACCGGTGTTTTGAGTGTCTGGTGTCTGTTGCCAAACAACCAATTTCATCCTTaatgggtcgataaattgccaAATTGTGATCAACGACGTGGGCTTTAGCCTTTACAATTGTGCAAGTAATTGAAGGGTACTGGTTTGGCTTCGTACATTCTTCAATCAACTTCTCATAATGGAAACGAAAGCTCGAGCAGCCGTGAGATCATCATAAATGCTTGAAAACACTGATATGGCAGCAAAAGGCCTGTTAAGCGCAAATCTTGAAGAACTGCCAGCTTCAAAACACCTTCCCTCAATTTTGTATAAAGCGTAAGTACTCCCGACAATCTACGCTTATGTCACAGCACAGGAATATTGTAGAGAAAGAATACTGCTTATTTCGTGAGCAGCGTTCTTACTAATTGGATATATAAAGACCGCATCCTTTGTTATGAGATCACAAAAtggaattttatgaaaatctTGTCGCTCAAAACAAAAGTAGAAATTCCCTCaccgaaatttttgcagaagctGGGAACCGCTCAGAACACGTCAATGTCCTTTCTCCGACTATTTACGCATGCGCTTAATGCTTGACAGTAGCCGTACACGGCAAGGGTTCGGTCCTCGCTGAATACGAAATTTTTTGTTAGTGGAAAAGGTAATGGAGGACTGTGAGACACATATGATTCATCCACAGAATCCTATTTGCTACCATTTATACGCAATTTTATAATACTTCCCGGCAGTGACAACAGGCAAGTGATCAAAGCTTGGATACTCGAAAATCCTCCCAAGGAAACCGAGATCTCTGGAGAATgtaaagaaatagatacgAACTGTACAGAGAATCTAACACTTGTTTCCAACCATATACATATGATTTTAATGCTTCCCACTGACAATGATAAGGCTAGAGGTATCAGCGACCTAAATTTTGGTAGGTTCAGAACAGCGCTCATATCTTCATTCAAGAGTACTTTGAGAAAGCAATCATCCTCATTTTATAGACTAGATAacggttttaaaaaaattatatttgaagaaactccttgccattttaaaatttagttaGGAAACAGAGCTCAAAACTACCTACATCAAGTATTTTATGAGTTTACATGgcggaaataaaaattttgaagttttcttatgtatatatatgttcGTATAGAAAGTCAAGTGAAATCTGTATGCGACTCCTTTCTAGGTGTTCCGATTCTCAACTAATCTACAGGGGTAGAGACCAAAGAAAATAcccaaaaatttccatttccaGGGATCGAAGCTTTGATCGTTTGTCACTGTCGAAGAGCGAAACTGGATGTAAATAGTAGCAGAAGAAATTGTACTGGCTGCATCAAATATTCTCTACagttttcacttatttttcccAGCCTGGAAGCAAATTTTGTCATCAGCGAAGATCGAACCCTAGGCCTTCTTATTAAATATCCGCCACAAAGGACcacatttttttatatttgccAACATTCCAACTATGCCGCCAGAAAATGCCCCCACCcaagaaaaaacagattaTTGTAATTAAACATTTGATAACTCCTCATGGAACGCTTCTATGTTCCTCAACATCACTGGTCACTGTCCCACATGATTATCCGCAATATTATTCTTCTTACGTCTAATAACAGACGCAGCCTGACAGCAACGTCGGAAAAATAGCCACAAAACGAATAATGTTGCAAATAACAGGATAAAGGCATGTTCTGTGTGTGTGATCTGGAGACTCTTCCAACTAATAACAGCCGTCCATTCCAGACAGACGCAATGTCATGCCTTTACCAAAACAGAATTCGAATGGGTCGAATTCGAGAAGTCAGCTATGCggccgaaacggaaaaggtgTGCAAGTGCAATGCACGTACCCTCGCATCTAAGGAGACAAGCTAAGAAGATGAAGTAAGACGTCTTCGGACTGACCTAGACTCCCCACTGAACTCGGCTTGCAACACTAGAGGAGAACTATTAATAGATAAACATGAAAGTAGAGGAGCCGGTGATGTCGGCGTTCTGGTCAACACGAGCGTAGCAAAAAAACACCATCCATGGAAACTCACAATTCCAAAATCCTTTTCACGCAGGACGTGGGAGTACCCAGTGGAGGATACCATAATGAAAAAGACACACATCTCCACAGCATCGGATCTTCCCTCAAAGAATTTGTTCCTTCACCAGAAGAAGAGACAACCACAGTTCCCGAAGCGAATCGAAGCACCATCATTATTTGCAACAATTTTGTCTCGTTAAACCTTTTGGGAAGATAGCggaatggacaacatcgactaTGAATAGAGTAGACCCGGTAAACATCTTCACGGGAGTACGAGGAAAGCTGAGAGTTTGAAACTACCAAGATATGTCTGTTTCTGGAAACTGTCGAACCGATAAGTCAGCGGGGAATCGCAAAGGCCCAACTACCAACGTAGCCGCAAGAGAAGAAGTGATGAAAGTAGatctaaagagaaaaatggagCAATACCGGTTGACGCTATAAGGAACTTCGCCGAtcatgaaacagaaatatctgCTCTCAGCAACATTACTGGAACGACTACACACAGAAGAGGGATGAAAAAGGTCATTCACAACTTCTGGTCTGATCTCTTCAACATCTACGTCCACATTCTTCTTTAGCATCTAGGAGAGAACACGTAATTTTACATCACATCAGTCATTTCACATCTCTTCCCCTCTGAAGTATGACGTAACATCATGTCGGTAAAGAATCGGACAGCATCCTGCCCCCAACAAGATCAAATTCGAATATCTGAAGAAAATACAACCATTGCCTCATAAACACCTCCACAAGGATGTTCGCACTGATGGAATGCGAGGTCCTGTAGTAGAAAATGCAgagtaaaacaagaaaaaccatGTTGCTGTGTAAGAAAGGGGATACGTATCACACTTTCAATACAGCGTAATTTGCTGATTGTCCGTCATCTGCAAGCTCTTTTGACAGAGTGGTCTTGATGAGGATAGAAAAAAGACGTGAGATGAGGGACAGCAAGGCGAACAAGTGCCCAAGGTTTCGAGATGGGTGCAGCACGAGTGACCTCAGTACACATAGTTAAGTCATGAAAGCTTTGGAAAATCAAGGCGAGTCCACGCAGTACATGAAGTTACTTCAAGAGTTGTGCAGTAACTTAAGGCAAAAACTCGGCTGCTCTACAAAGACATCACTAAACACGTGAAGAGAAGAGTCCGAGAGGATGATACAATCTCACTTAAAATATTCAACACCAatttcgagaacgcaatgcgaatgTTGGAATGGGCTAATATAGGAATAACAGATAGTGACCGGGGAACCACACCACCCTTGCTTCTCTGGCAACATCGTTATCGATAGTCTAGAATATGAAATCCATGGCGAAGACAACTGAATTCACAAATATCTGGAGAACTGAGGACGGTGTGGAAAGCCTTTGGAAGAACATAACCTACCCCAGTACTTAATTATTACTGCATATGAGATTGGTCCAATCTCATCAGAATATGGTGTCACATAAAATTTTCGTAGAACGCCGGTATTACGAGATGCAGGTAaccctattttctttttatgaagCATCCCTGTGTGGAAATGATCCTAACgactcaaaaataaaaaagaaatacctaTAAGCCAAACGTGCCAACGCTTTCTGAACCATACGTGTGAATGGTGAATGGAACATGGCAGCTGAGAAGGATGATAACGTCAGATCTAAAGTGAAGCAGAAAAATATGACAAGAATAAAACCACAATGATGGTCAACAATTAATAGTAATccccaattttttgaaaacggcACAAAAGAAGTAACTATGTGAATCGGACTATAAATATCAAATCCTGAATGATAGCAACGAAACATAGTCTtcacatttcttcaaaaaggtTCATAAAATCATTACCTAAGTATTTCCATTAAACTTCCgttccatttccatttcacTACAGGAACAGAAAAGGAACTCAGCCTTGTAGGGTAAATTAGAGACCATACTTAGTAATAGTTCAAATTCGGAGAACAATAGGAAAGGTGAGGTAGAATCAAAGAATCGGAACACAAAAGAGCGAACAATTGGCTATTTTGGGGTACGGGCCAAGAGACATGTtaattaaatgcatcaccccacgaatctagagtggtatggattttcgttggagtatacttatatggggtcgtagattatgtataca is part of the Necator americanus strain Aroian chromosome V, whole genome shotgun sequence genome and encodes:
- a CDS encoding hypothetical protein (NECATOR_CHRV.G17575.T1) encodes the protein MDSHVRNVGISAIEIYFPKSAVSQKDLEKFDGCSGKYAVGLGQEEMGFCADNEDVVSLSLTVTDALLRNYDIDPSSIGFLAVGTETLIDKSKSVKTELMRLFGDNLDIEGVDVKNACFGGTQAIFHAVDWIYANYATEKRNAIAVLADIAIYAPGPARATGGAGAIAVLITPDAPLAFDRGLRATHMTSSWDFYKPIGKVSSEYPTVDGPVSLQSYMNALDGCYRCYKEKASKIYGQDLTLSSFSAAMFHSPFTRMVQKALARLAYRDYEQGNTEFKSAYSALGTLPLLSLDDRDVMKCLLNASEELWKLKTEPFLTLNRRIGNMYTPSLFAQLLAYIASGHSDEINRILLFSYGSGSASAMFSVTVDVSNERLRRMQEVSCDAIARLEERNICTPEEYTEALRMRENFLRSDVPVTPKANIFVHSSTILFPGTYYLTTMDEKYRRTYERTPLSDTAHGDNGGFVNGISTMTTDCNAIP